In Methylobacterium aquaticum, the following are encoded in one genomic region:
- a CDS encoding DUF7220 family protein yields the protein MSQSRRMSLAETLANTGSGMLLSWLIGLVVYPLFGFAVHPGQALALTAIFTVVSVARGYAWRRAFERLGRS from the coding sequence ATGAGCCAGTCCCGCCGCATGTCGCTGGCCGAGACGCTCGCCAACACCGGCTCCGGGATGCTGCTGTCCTGGCTGATCGGCCTCGTCGTCTACCCGCTGTTCGGGTTCGCCGTCCACCCCGGCCAGGCCCTCGCCCTGACTGCGATCTTCACCGTCGTCTCGGTCGCCCGCGGCTACGCCTGGCGCCGGGCGTTCGAGCGCCTCGGGAGGTCCTGA
- a CDS encoding dATP/dGTP diphosphohydrolase domain-containing protein: MNTYLSAMKRHIDEFAIGVDRAWDSGVPHLAHVAAGCIILLDAMHAGIVIDDRYAVPGFEDVLREVAALKAGWVADKAVRDAA; the protein is encoded by the coding sequence GTGAACACGTACCTGTCCGCCATGAAGCGGCACATCGACGAGTTCGCCATCGGCGTCGACCGGGCCTGGGATAGCGGCGTCCCGCACCTCGCCCACGTCGCGGCCGGGTGCATCATCCTCCTCGACGCCATGCACGCCGGCATCGTCATCGACGACCGCTACGCCGTCCCGGGCTTCGAGGACGTGCTGCGCGAGGTCGCCGCCCTCAAGGCCGGGTGGGTCGCCGACAAGGCCGTGCGCGACGCCGCATGA
- a CDS encoding IS701 family transposase: MPTASLEAMLEIWSTSLREAKDQIRPLFAAPSVARSAGAFLDGLLGAERRKTGWMRAEAAGDPGPWRQQAVLGRSQWDADALRDVVREHVVETLAEPDAVLVLDETGFLKQGKASCGVHRQYTGSAGKITNCQIGVFAAYVSTKGHAFLDRALYLPKAWTDDPGRRSATHVPETLAFATKPQLALTMIERAIAADVPFAWVAADSVYGVGEIEMALRRKAKGYVLGVAASHRFNSWIDKPEVAGTAEAIADALDPGAWQRLSAGRGTKGERFYDWAYCELADLEVGKKTDARSEVWTRGLLVRRSISDGQRAYFTTWCPAGTSLQTLVQVEGRRWAIEEAFETGKTELGLDHNETRSWHGWHRHVSLVMLAFAVLARVRQRANGPPPKTERRAKLALALVATGDPARRDPARATAH; the protein is encoded by the coding sequence ATGCCGACTGCCTCGCTTGAAGCGATGCTGGAGATCTGGTCGACGAGCCTGCGTGAGGCCAAGGATCAGATCCGACCGCTGTTTGCCGCGCCGAGCGTCGCCCGCTCGGCCGGTGCCTTCCTGGACGGCCTGCTCGGGGCAGAACGGCGCAAGACGGGTTGGATGCGAGCCGAGGCTGCCGGCGATCCCGGACCCTGGCGTCAGCAGGCGGTGCTCGGGCGTAGCCAGTGGGACGCGGATGCCCTGCGCGATGTCGTGCGCGAGCACGTGGTCGAGACCCTGGCCGAGCCGGACGCTGTGTTGGTCCTCGACGAGACCGGTTTTCTCAAGCAGGGCAAGGCGTCCTGTGGCGTCCATCGTCAGTATACGGGTTCGGCGGGTAAGATCACCAACTGCCAGATCGGCGTGTTCGCAGCCTACGTGTCGACCAAAGGGCATGCTTTCCTCGACCGCGCCCTCTACTTGCCGAAGGCGTGGACCGACGACCCGGGCCGCCGGTCGGCTACGCACGTGCCGGAGACGCTGGCCTTCGCGACCAAGCCGCAACTGGCGCTGACGATGATCGAGCGGGCCATCGCGGCGGACGTGCCGTTTGCCTGGGTGGCGGCCGACAGCGTGTACGGGGTCGGCGAGATTGAGATGGCGCTGCGGCGCAAGGCCAAGGGCTACGTCCTCGGGGTTGCCGCGAGCCACCGCTTCAACTCCTGGATCGACAAGCCCGAGGTGGCCGGCACGGCCGAGGCGATTGCCGACGCGCTCGATCCTGGCGCGTGGCAGCGCCTGTCGGCTGGGCGGGGCACCAAGGGCGAGCGCTTCTACGACTGGGCTTACTGCGAACTCGCCGACCTGGAGGTGGGCAAGAAGACCGACGCCCGTTCAGAGGTGTGGACACGTGGACTGCTGGTCCGCCGCAGCATCAGCGATGGTCAGCGCGCCTACTTCACCACCTGGTGCCCGGCTGGCACGTCGCTCCAGACCCTGGTTCAGGTCGAGGGGCGGCGCTGGGCGATCGAGGAAGCGTTCGAGACCGGCAAGACCGAACTGGGTCTGGACCACAACGAGACCCGCTCCTGGCATGGCTGGCACCGGCACGTCAGCTTGGTGATGCTGGCCTTCGCGGTGCTGGCGCGGGTACGACAGCGGGCCAACGGCCCGCCCCCAAAAACCGAGCGAAGGGCCAAGCTCGCCCTTGCCCTGGTCGCTACAGGAGATCCGGCGCGTCGCGATCCGGCTCGCGCAACGGCGCATTGA
- a CDS encoding AAA family ATPase: MKKPPRAAFAPTRDLYACTASVINDSVAQDGAAWVRHARVTGPEFDFAVDTTTDRVVDEFLAGVERTFGDCLAAGETPKAKALLGMRLIEHIHLGEQVLVDKDGFDRPCLPEILGRLAFYALALGMCEARQYAHDYAIELARMSPPGDALHQVAHGLGLMTDVHPCFVPASFSKVGLCLAMSHALGLGLVHLAGDKPAPEAARPTERVRIFGDDGLPVDDDGDAPPAAEGTSPVELTAARQLARTLDAVPGLREALAERDVVVVIDVPEALPLLALDGMTDAALGLPTGLRRHVAKEAPKGTDRDRRWREFLALLRHPGAILCLSPDASSHLPAAALLAAEHRLTLAPVDASDVAAAIRVTTGAACSREDRRALDGLRVTAEHLAVCIRPGRAPADCVAHLVRLAAPPAPTGRGRDITLDELHGCREAVAYGREVIRDLQAWRDGAPWSSVSDGALVSGPPGTGKTLFAQALAASAGIPLVAASLGQWQSADQAHLGTTLRAMRATFAEAKALAAGRRGCLLLTDECDVFVDRRTVRHEHADYVLQVTNAFLECLDGVAGREGVVVIGTTNDADRVDPAIRRPGRLGRHIEIGLPEAGERVAMLRVRLGDDLPGADLLPVAYRTERYTGAMIEALVEDARRRARHAGRPLALDDLLAVAGAADEATPAAILDRIAVHEAGHALMAYLEEPGREMVLALQTRGDDRGWMAAKDPHQGVLTRAAAEDRVRIMLGGRAAEEILLDSASSGARQDLLTATHLVVSLVGEWGMGGRGLVAVEQDPAMALAADPLLRRDVQDLLDRLYGETLATVSRHAGAVRRIADALVERRRLDGDEVARLVAEPAAALVR; the protein is encoded by the coding sequence ATGAAGAAGCCCCCCAGGGCGGCTTTCGCGCCGACGCGCGACCTGTACGCCTGCACTGCATCCGTCATCAACGACAGCGTCGCCCAGGACGGCGCCGCATGGGTCCGCCATGCGCGCGTCACCGGGCCGGAGTTCGACTTCGCCGTCGACACGACGACGGACCGCGTCGTCGACGAGTTCCTCGCCGGCGTCGAGCGGACATTCGGCGATTGCCTGGCCGCCGGCGAGACGCCGAAGGCCAAGGCGCTCCTCGGCATGCGCCTCATCGAGCACATTCACCTCGGCGAGCAGGTCCTCGTCGACAAGGACGGCTTCGACCGCCCCTGCCTGCCGGAGATCCTCGGGCGCCTCGCCTTCTACGCGCTCGCCCTCGGCATGTGCGAGGCGCGCCAATACGCGCACGACTACGCCATCGAGCTCGCGCGGATGTCGCCACCGGGCGACGCACTGCACCAAGTCGCGCACGGGCTCGGGCTGATGACCGACGTCCATCCCTGCTTCGTGCCGGCGTCGTTCTCTAAGGTCGGCCTGTGCCTTGCCATGAGCCATGCGCTCGGGCTCGGACTGGTCCACCTTGCCGGGGACAAGCCGGCCCCGGAGGCGGCGCGCCCGACCGAGCGCGTCAGGATTTTCGGGGACGACGGCCTCCCGGTCGACGACGACGGCGACGCGCCCCCCGCCGCGGAGGGGACATCCCCGGTCGAGCTCACCGCCGCCCGCCAACTCGCCCGCACGCTCGACGCGGTCCCCGGACTGCGGGAGGCGCTCGCGGAACGCGACGTCGTCGTCGTCATCGACGTCCCGGAGGCGCTGCCGCTCCTTGCCTTGGACGGCATGACGGACGCCGCTCTGGGCCTGCCGACGGGGCTGCGGAGGCACGTCGCCAAGGAGGCGCCCAAGGGCACCGACCGTGACCGCCGGTGGCGCGAGTTCCTGGCGCTGCTGCGGCACCCGGGCGCGATCCTGTGCCTGTCGCCGGACGCGTCGTCCCACTTGCCGGCCGCGGCGCTGCTGGCGGCGGAGCACCGCCTGACCCTGGCCCCCGTCGACGCGTCCGACGTCGCCGCCGCGATCCGCGTGACGACCGGCGCCGCCTGTTCCCGCGAGGACCGGCGCGCGCTCGACGGGCTGCGCGTCACCGCGGAGCACCTGGCGGTGTGCATCCGGCCCGGTCGGGCGCCGGCGGACTGCGTCGCGCACCTCGTCCGCCTGGCGGCCCCGCCGGCGCCGACGGGCCGCGGGCGGGACATCACGCTGGACGAGCTCCACGGCTGCCGCGAGGCGGTGGCGTATGGCCGCGAGGTCATCCGCGACCTCCAGGCGTGGAGGGACGGCGCCCCGTGGTCGAGCGTGTCGGACGGCGCGCTCGTCAGCGGCCCCCCGGGCACGGGCAAGACCCTGTTCGCCCAGGCCCTGGCCGCCAGCGCGGGGATTCCCCTCGTCGCCGCGTCGCTCGGGCAGTGGCAGTCCGCCGACCAGGCGCATCTCGGGACGACGCTCCGGGCGATGCGGGCCACGTTCGCCGAGGCCAAGGCGCTGGCGGCCGGACGCCGCGGCTGCCTGCTCCTCACCGACGAGTGCGACGTCTTCGTCGACAGGCGCACCGTGCGGCACGAGCACGCCGATTACGTCCTCCAGGTCACGAACGCGTTCCTCGAATGCCTGGACGGTGTGGCCGGACGGGAGGGCGTCGTCGTCATCGGCACGACGAACGACGCCGACCGCGTCGACCCCGCCATCCGGCGCCCGGGACGGCTCGGCCGGCACATCGAGATCGGGCTGCCGGAAGCCGGGGAGCGCGTCGCGATGCTGCGCGTCCGCCTCGGCGACGACCTGCCCGGCGCCGACCTGCTCCCGGTGGCGTACCGGACCGAGCGCTACACCGGCGCCATGATCGAGGCCCTCGTCGAGGACGCCCGTCGCCGGGCGCGACATGCCGGGCGGCCGCTGGCCCTGGACGACCTGCTCGCGGTGGCGGGCGCCGCCGACGAGGCGACCCCGGCCGCCATCCTCGACCGCATCGCCGTCCACGAGGCCGGGCACGCGCTGATGGCGTACCTGGAGGAGCCCGGACGGGAGATGGTCCTGGCGTTGCAGACGCGTGGCGACGATCGCGGATGGATGGCGGCCAAGGACCCGCACCAGGGCGTCCTGACCCGTGCCGCCGCCGAGGACCGCGTGCGGATCATGCTGGGCGGCCGGGCGGCCGAGGAGATCCTCCTCGACAGCGCGAGTTCCGGGGCACGCCAGGACCTGCTGACGGCGACCCACCTCGTCGTCAGCCTGGTGGGCGAGTGGGGGATGGGTGGCCGCGGCCTCGTCGCCGTCGAGCAGGACCCCGCCATGGCCCTGGCGGCGGACCCACTCCTGCGCCGGGACGTGCAGGATCTCCTCGACCGGCTCTACGGCGAGACCCTGGCCACGGTCAGCCGGCATGCCGGTGCCGTCCGCCGGATCGCCGACGCCCTCGTCGAGCGCCGCCGGCTCGACGGCGACGAGGTGGCCCGCTTGGTCGCCGAGCCCGCCGCGGCACTGGTCCGCTGA
- a CDS encoding helix-turn-helix domain-containing protein: protein MSQIDLVELGQTIKEARKAAGLTQGQVAVMIGSSRTRVIAFENGYAPDMSINTVIHMLNAVGLDFRLSTFNHGCPTLDDLQAEQAEEDARNARRGLPWPRW from the coding sequence ATGAGCCAAATCGACCTTGTCGAACTCGGGCAAACCATTAAGGAAGCGCGCAAGGCCGCAGGTCTGACGCAGGGCCAGGTGGCCGTCATGATCGGCTCGTCCCGCACGCGCGTCATAGCCTTCGAGAACGGGTATGCGCCCGACATGAGCATCAACACCGTCATCCACATGCTGAACGCGGTGGGGCTCGATTTCCGCCTGTCGACGTTCAACCACGGCTGCCCCACGCTCGACGACCTCCAGGCCGAGCAGGCCGAGGAGGACGCCCGGAACGCGCGTCGCGGGCTGCCCTGGCCGCGCTGGTAG
- a CDS encoding EAL domain-containing protein, with the protein MEVRSLGVDLALDDFGTSYSSLSYLRSFPFERIKLDRSFVAGADEPRTASVVRAVVGLARALVNQLRIGSGHP; encoded by the coding sequence TTGGAGGTCCGGTCCCTCGGAGTCGACCTGGCGCTCGACGACTTCGGGACCAGCTACTCCTCGCTGAGCTACCTGCGCAGCTTCCCCTTCGAGCGGATCAAGCTCGACCGCTCGTTCGTGGCCGGAGCCGACGAACCTCGCACGGCGTCGGTGGTACGGGCGGTCGTCGGCTTGGCCCGCGCGCTCGTCAACCAACTGCGGATCGGGTCGGGCCACCCCTGA
- a CDS encoding TfoX/Sxy family protein: protein MATKRNTVNFIVEQARGAGHVFARKMFGEYGLYCDGKLAALVCDEQLFLKPTAAGRALLGDGATEASPYPGAKPCFRIPSEAWDDPDRLSDLIKATAEALPVPPPKKRRRS, encoded by the coding sequence ATGGCAACCAAGCGAAACACGGTCAACTTCATCGTCGAACAGGCGCGCGGTGCCGGCCACGTGTTCGCGCGTAAGATGTTCGGAGAGTATGGGCTCTACTGCGACGGCAAGCTCGCCGCGCTCGTCTGCGACGAGCAGCTGTTCCTGAAGCCGACGGCAGCCGGGCGCGCCCTGCTCGGCGACGGGGCGACGGAGGCATCCCCTTATCCCGGTGCGAAGCCTTGTTTCAGGATACCGAGCGAGGCATGGGACGACCCCGACCGGCTGTCGGACCTGATCAAGGCGACGGCGGAAGCGTTGCCGGTACCTCCTCCGAAGAAGCGTCGACGTTCCTGA
- a CDS encoding class I SAM-dependent methyltransferase has translation MIGVSEVSEPDYGIDAPGVRRGMLIAGIGGVALCSVAVTAAVRATGAVATVSGWAAAGAALLAIYGLGMAAYMTYGSRVGKRHDRERLLDLADVVSPLTGCEAVLDVGGGRGLMLVGAARRLTTGVAVGIDLWRAEDQDANMPEAPLDNARREGVADRVSVATADARVLPFADRSFDAVVSHWVVHNLPDAADRARVLDEMLRVLRPGGVLVLADIAHHEAYRAHLVERGLGDLRILDGGLEAAMAGALSGGTFRPKAIVGRRGG, from the coding sequence ATGATCGGAGTATCCGAAGTGTCGGAACCGGATTACGGCATCGATGCACCCGGCGTGCGACGCGGCATGCTGATTGCCGGCATCGGTGGCGTTGCGCTTTGCTCGGTCGCCGTCACGGCGGCGGTTCGCGCCACGGGTGCCGTGGCGACCGTATCCGGATGGGCCGCGGCAGGCGCCGCGCTGCTGGCCATCTACGGTCTCGGCATGGCCGCTTACATGACATACGGCAGCAGGGTCGGGAAAAGGCATGACCGCGAGCGCCTGCTCGACCTCGCCGACGTCGTTTCCCCCTTGACGGGTTGCGAGGCCGTCCTCGACGTCGGCGGCGGCCGAGGCCTGATGCTGGTCGGCGCGGCCCGCAGGCTGACGACGGGCGTGGCCGTGGGTATCGACCTCTGGCGAGCCGAGGATCAGGACGCCAACATGCCCGAGGCTCCACTCGACAACGCGAGGCGCGAGGGCGTTGCGGACCGGGTGAGCGTCGCGACCGCCGATGCGCGCGTCCTGCCGTTCGCCGACAGAAGCTTCGACGCCGTAGTCTCGCACTGGGTCGTCCACAACCTGCCCGACGCGGCCGACCGCGCACGTGTCTTGGACGAGATGCTACGTGTGCTCCGGCCCGGGGGCGTCCTCGTCCTGGCCGACATCGCGCACCATGAGGCCTACCGCGCCCATCTGGTCGAGCGTGGGCTGGGTGACCTCCGCATCCTTGACGGCGGCTTGGAAGCCGCCATGGCCGGCGCCCTCAGCGGAGGCACCTTCCGCCCGAAGGCCATCGTCGGCCGTCGAGGCGGCTAG
- a CDS encoding ATP-binding protein — protein MRRRLVLLALAALLPLVALSGVLSFLLLRQQQAAMRAEATHEVERMLGAVDRELLTQIELLKVLAETPTLDGDKPDLPAFQGFAERFRGQLPLWHRIILADTDGHMLVRTGSPFGTPLPPLVDERSYRRVLDTGEPTIGDLAGPGPSGNGMPRASFRVPVRRDGAIRYVLTGVVSIKPLTALLGKTGLDPEWRPYLVDGSDRIAASLRTPGNVGARAMPPTVLAREAGTFGVYDGISPEGEPLVTAFRKSNRTGWSVHLAIPLDVYGRPLTHAAWVLGAAGIAAALMTAAFVLLLRRELRAQRQDTLAQERAVRMEALGRMTGGVAHDFNNLLMIILGNLEMLGRRNHEPRLERYVSAIRKAAERGTHLTRELLAFSRGQGAKSEVVDLNERLLATLTMIRQSVSGHIEVWTDLVPGRHAVRLDPLQFDLALLNIAANARDAMPDGGTLRITTRRILLPDRTGREGIALSLHDTGSGIPAEALPHVFEPFFTTKDVGKGTGLGLSQVYGFAKSSNGSADIESRAGHGTTVTLHLPLALEEVPKQAAGPADTGTVGAAQALVVLVDDNDEVRTVTAAFLEDAGFRVEQANAAQAGLDLLERGGVDILVSDLVMPGGMDGLALANEARRRWPGLPVILVSGYSTTAAKATELGYTLYMKPYEIAELVRGIRNHLAGNQRPALGKPV, from the coding sequence GTGCGCCGTCGTCTCGTCCTGCTCGCCCTCGCGGCCTTGCTCCCGCTCGTGGCGCTCTCCGGCGTCTTGTCGTTCCTCCTCCTGCGCCAGCAGCAGGCCGCGATGCGCGCCGAGGCGACGCACGAGGTCGAGCGCATGCTCGGCGCCGTGGACCGGGAGCTCCTCACACAGATCGAACTCCTCAAGGTCCTGGCCGAAACGCCGACGCTCGACGGCGACAAGCCGGACCTCCCTGCCTTCCAAGGCTTCGCCGAGCGCTTCCGGGGCCAACTGCCGCTCTGGCACCGCATCATCCTGGCCGATACCGACGGCCACATGCTGGTACGAACCGGCTCGCCCTTCGGCACCCCGCTCCCGCCGCTCGTGGACGAGAGGAGCTACAGGCGGGTCCTCGACACGGGCGAGCCGACCATCGGCGACCTCGCCGGCCCTGGCCCGTCCGGCAACGGGATGCCGCGGGCAAGCTTCCGCGTGCCCGTACGGCGCGACGGCGCGATCCGCTACGTGCTGACGGGCGTCGTCTCCATCAAGCCCCTGACGGCCCTCCTTGGGAAAACCGGGCTCGACCCGGAATGGCGGCCCTACCTCGTCGACGGCTCGGACCGCATCGCTGCGAGCTTGCGGACACCGGGGAACGTCGGCGCCCGGGCGATGCCGCCGACGGTACTGGCGCGCGAGGCCGGCACCTTCGGCGTCTACGACGGCATCTCGCCGGAGGGCGAGCCCCTGGTGACCGCCTTCCGTAAGTCCAACCGAACGGGATGGTCCGTCCACCTCGCCATCCCTCTCGATGTCTACGGCCGGCCGCTGACGCATGCCGCCTGGGTCCTGGGCGCCGCCGGTATCGCCGCGGCCCTGATGACCGCGGCCTTCGTCCTCCTGCTCCGGCGCGAACTCCGGGCGCAGCGGCAGGATACGCTCGCCCAGGAGCGGGCCGTGCGCATGGAAGCGCTCGGGCGCATGACCGGCGGCGTGGCGCACGACTTCAACAACCTGCTGATGATCATCCTCGGCAACCTGGAGATGCTGGGCCGGCGCAACCACGAGCCGCGGCTGGAGCGTTACGTCTCGGCCATCCGCAAGGCGGCGGAACGCGGCACGCACCTGACCCGCGAGCTGCTCGCATTCTCCCGGGGCCAGGGCGCCAAGTCGGAAGTGGTGGATCTCAACGAACGCCTGCTCGCCACCCTCACGATGATCCGGCAGTCCGTCAGCGGCCATATCGAGGTCTGGACCGACCTCGTCCCGGGCCGGCATGCGGTCCGGCTCGATCCGCTTCAGTTCGACCTGGCGCTACTGAACATCGCCGCCAACGCCCGGGACGCGATGCCGGACGGCGGCACCTTGCGGATCACGACCCGCAGGATCCTCCTGCCGGATCGGACCGGTCGCGAGGGCATCGCGCTGTCGTTGCACGACACCGGGAGCGGCATCCCGGCCGAGGCCCTGCCGCACGTGTTCGAGCCGTTCTTCACGACGAAGGACGTTGGCAAGGGGACCGGGCTCGGACTGAGCCAGGTCTACGGCTTCGCCAAGTCGTCCAACGGTTCGGCCGACATCGAGAGCCGGGCGGGCCACGGCACCACCGTGACGCTCCACCTCCCCTTGGCGCTGGAGGAGGTACCGAAGCAGGCCGCGGGGCCCGCGGATACGGGCACGGTCGGAGCGGCCCAGGCCCTTGTCGTGCTGGTGGACGACAACGACGAGGTCCGGACCGTGACCGCCGCGTTCCTGGAGGACGCGGGCTTCCGGGTCGAACAGGCGAATGCCGCGCAGGCGGGGCTGGACTTGCTTGAGCGAGGTGGCGTCGACATCCTGGTCAGCGACCTCGTCATGCCGGGCGGGATGGACGGCCTTGCCCTCGCCAACGAGGCTCGCCGGCGCTGGCCCGGGCTGCCGGTCATCCTGGTCTCCGGTTACAGCACAACGGCGGCGAAGGCGACGGAGCTCGGCTACACGCTCTACATGAAGCCATACGAGATCGCCGAACTCGTCCGGGGCATCCGGAACCACCTTGCCGGGAACCAGCGGCCGGCGTTGGGGAAACCCGTGTGA
- a CDS encoding bifunctional diguanylate cyclase/phosphodiesterase: MLTVVGCLVEAHDLRLVALAAGICALSALTTVCIVSHARRAAGWVQSGWLTVAATAGGSGIWATHFIAMLAFAPGVPSGYDLALTGLSLVIAVALAGSGLSLAVLVGGKVAAWAGGAVLGFGIAAMHYTGMAAYDVAGHKAWDPATVGISLALGGLLGGAALAAQLGARGLVRQLPAALLLLLAICSHHFTAMGAVTVTPDPALAVSPSAVPNAWLAVAVALASFAILLLAGAALALDARDRRHAKLEADRLHSLANAAVEGLVVCTGDIIVSANRAFAKLVGLPQAALAGTALSAYLPGDATRLALASQPERPVEAELRQADGTQVPVEVIMQPVEHAGRPHYAVAVRDLQARRQAESQIQFLAHHDALTGLANRASFGRRLDQEMRAADAGGRKLAVLCLDLDRFKEVNDLFGHAAGDAMLESVARIVSAELDDTQMMARLGGDEFAVLMPCAGPSEAGRLAERILEALRSGRAEAGGPQIATSIGVALYPDDARERAALLSNADTALYRAKSEGRGTYRFFEARMGVEVRERRMLEHDLRHAVARGQMHLVYQPQTDVGSGEVIGFEALLRWKHPERGFVSPAVFIPIAEESDAILRIGEWVLREACREAATWPRPLSIAVNVSAVQIHSPHFVGLVHEVLLRTGLAPHRLEVEVTETALISDPNRALLTLRQLKALGLRIAMDDFGTGYSSLSNLRSFPFDKIKIDQSFVRSVDSNEQTAAIVRSVLGLGRGLGLPVLAEGVETEAELGFLAAEQCHAAQGYLMGRPSPIDRFAQHTHGTAQPGPGERKLA; encoded by the coding sequence ATGCTCACCGTCGTCGGTTGCCTCGTCGAAGCCCATGACCTCCGTCTGGTCGCACTCGCAGCCGGCATCTGCGCGTTGTCCGCCCTGACGACGGTCTGCATCGTCAGCCACGCCCGCCGGGCGGCCGGATGGGTCCAGTCGGGCTGGCTCACCGTCGCGGCCACCGCCGGCGGCTCCGGCATCTGGGCCACCCACTTCATCGCCATGCTGGCCTTCGCGCCGGGCGTCCCGAGCGGCTACGATCTCGCGCTCACTGGCCTCTCCCTCGTCATCGCGGTTGCCCTCGCCGGCTCGGGCCTCTCGCTCGCGGTGCTCGTCGGCGGCAAGGTCGCGGCATGGGCCGGGGGAGCGGTGCTCGGGTTCGGCATCGCGGCGATGCACTACACCGGCATGGCCGCCTACGACGTCGCCGGCCACAAGGCGTGGGACCCGGCCACCGTCGGCATCTCGCTCGCCCTCGGTGGCCTGCTGGGCGGCGCCGCGCTGGCGGCGCAGCTCGGCGCCCGCGGCCTCGTGCGCCAATTGCCCGCCGCCCTCCTGCTGCTGCTCGCCATCTGCAGCCACCATTTCACCGCCATGGGTGCCGTCACGGTCACGCCCGACCCGGCGCTCGCCGTCTCGCCCTCCGCCGTCCCGAACGCCTGGCTCGCCGTGGCCGTGGCTCTGGCGAGCTTCGCCATCCTGCTCCTCGCCGGGGCCGCCCTGGCGCTGGACGCGCGCGACCGTCGCCACGCCAAGCTGGAGGCCGACCGTCTGCACAGCCTCGCCAACGCCGCCGTCGAGGGCCTCGTCGTCTGCACCGGCGACATCATCGTCAGCGCGAACCGCGCCTTCGCCAAGCTCGTCGGCCTGCCGCAAGCCGCGCTCGCGGGGACGGCCCTGTCGGCGTACCTGCCCGGGGACGCGACGCGGCTCGCCCTGGCCAGCCAGCCCGAGCGACCGGTCGAGGCCGAGCTACGCCAGGCTGACGGGACGCAGGTGCCGGTCGAGGTCATCATGCAGCCGGTCGAACACGCGGGGCGGCCGCACTACGCCGTCGCCGTGCGCGACCTGCAGGCGCGGCGCCAAGCCGAGAGCCAGATCCAGTTCCTCGCCCACCACGACGCGCTCACGGGGCTAGCCAACCGCGCAAGCTTCGGCAGGCGCCTCGACCAGGAGATGCGCGCCGCCGACGCGGGCGGGCGCAAGCTCGCGGTGCTCTGCCTCGACCTCGACCGCTTCAAGGAAGTCAACGACCTGTTCGGCCACGCCGCCGGCGACGCCATGCTGGAGAGCGTCGCCCGCATCGTCTCGGCCGAGCTCGACGACACCCAGATGATGGCCCGGCTCGGCGGCGACGAGTTCGCGGTCCTGATGCCCTGCGCCGGGCCGTCCGAGGCCGGTCGGCTTGCCGAGCGCATCCTGGAGGCGCTGCGCTCCGGCAGGGCCGAGGCGGGTGGTCCGCAGATCGCGACCAGCATCGGCGTCGCCCTCTACCCTGACGACGCGCGGGAGCGCGCGGCCCTCCTGAGCAACGCCGACACCGCCCTCTATCGGGCGAAGTCGGAAGGGCGCGGCACCTACCGCTTCTTCGAGGCGAGGATGGGCGTGGAGGTGCGCGAGCGCCGTATGCTCGAACACGACCTGCGCCACGCCGTGGCCCGCGGGCAGATGCATCTCGTCTACCAGCCGCAGACCGACGTCGGCTCCGGCGAGGTCATCGGCTTCGAGGCGCTGCTGCGCTGGAAGCATCCGGAACGCGGCTTCGTCTCCCCCGCCGTGTTCATCCCCATCGCCGAGGAGAGCGACGCCATCCTGCGGATCGGCGAGTGGGTTCTGCGCGAGGCCTGCCGCGAGGCGGCGACCTGGCCGCGGCCCCTGTCCATCGCGGTCAACGTCTCGGCGGTGCAGATCCACAGCCCACACTTCGTCGGCCTCGTGCACGAGGTGCTGCTCAGGACCGGGCTGGCGCCGCACCGCCTTGAGGTCGAGGTGACCGAGACCGCGCTGATCAGCGATCCGAACCGGGCGCTCCTGACGCTTCGCCAGTTGAAGGCACTCGGCCTGCGCATCGCGATGGACGACTTCGGCACCGGCTACTCGTCGCTCTCGAACCTGCGCTCGTTCCCGTTCGACAAGATCAAGATCGACCAGTCGTTCGTGCGCTCGGTCGACAGCAACGAGCAGACCGCCGCCATCGTGCGCTCGGTGCTGGGCCTTGGCCGCGGCCTCGGGCTGCCGGTCCTGGCCGAGGGGGTCGAGACGGAAGCCGAGCTCGGCTTCCTCGCGGCCGAGCAGTGCCACGCGGCACAAGGCTATCTGATGGGCCGGCCCTCACCCATCGACCGGTTCGCCCAGCACACGCACGGGACCGCGCAGCCTGGTCCCGGCGAGCGGAAGCTCGCGTGA